A window of Castanea sativa cultivar Marrone di Chiusa Pesio chromosome 8, ASM4071231v1 genomic DNA:
TACGTGCCCAAACATGTGCATTAATATTTGGTAGGCACCAAAGATAGACAATAAAATCGCAATTTAATAAGCAAAGTGGTGTAAACAAATCCACATTCGTGTAAGCTAAGCTGTCAAGTGTCAATAAGGGAGAAAAAGAAGCATGTGAGTTATGCCTAAGTTTAGGGATTCGATGAATCTCAACTTCAAGTCAAGAGTAGAATTGTGCAAGAATCTGATTTGGAGTTTCATTCATTAGATATGATAGAAgattaaacataatttaattagagtttatCTAAAGAAAGCCAtacttaatttaataaaaaaaattagttttttggaCAACATGGGAATACTAAAACTCCTCAAAATGATATAAATAGTCTACTCTACATTTAGCAGATGAGAACAGTTACACACCACACCAAAAGGTCCTCCTACAATTTTGTACCCATTAACTATAGGACGTTTAATCCAAATATGTCGGTGTCACTAATCCAACCTCCATTACATGCCTACATTCTAGTGAAAGATGTTGGATTTGACTTTGCAATTTGAAGGGGCAAAGTTTTATTAAAGTAAAAACTTTTAATGGCTTAGGGGAATGGTAAAGTTGCTTAAAATGGTTTCATATATGATTATCCAGTCAAAGATTCAGTTTCCGTTTTCATTGTGTCTCAAAATATATCAAGGTGAAGAAAATGATAACTTCAttgaaaaatggaaatgaaaattCAACTTATTGCATACAAATTGAAATGTATGCAAgtcaatttttacaatttttctaCCTTTCATATATGAAATTTCTATGCAATGTGCTGTCATATATCCACCTGCTGAATGTGCTAattagttctctctctctctctctctctctctctctctctccaatatATAGGCAATCCTTGACTTTTTGGGACCATCAACCATGTCCATCActgttttggtgtttttggATGCCTAGTGAAATAGTAGGGTTCATTCATAGTAAAAGGACTActccaaatatatttttaggacCAAACTTTGGTAGAATTCATTCTTAAGATTTTCTACTTTAGTCAATCATATAATTGCATTGaccaataaatataaattatatagttcAATTTAATTGTTCTTGAGAAAAGATTATATCTTTGTCTTTGTATTATATTGGTCATTGCAATGCAAGTGATGTTATCGTTGatgataatttgttttgaatcaTCCAATAATGATCCTTAACATTTTAAAGTAAATCTATTAACAGAAAAAGTTTATTCTACAGTGAAGATttatctattatcaattgtgaaaaaaaattgtcaaatattTTGCCACTAGATTTGTTGTTctattgtttctcaaaaaaaaaaaacaaaaaaaatatatgttgtcCTATTTTAGGTAAAGGAAATTACTGCTTTGTCAAATGGTACAACACCAGAATCCTCTTTAAAGTCTAGAAGCCTATATACCGTCTGTGTCTGTGAATCTTTCTTGAAGAGGTCGTACAAAGCCCAAAGTGTTTGtggtcttcttcttttctattcttttttttctttctttttttaatgttaatattgttaatttttttttttttttttgtatcttactttttaaaaaaatgttaaaaaaattaccaaaaaagataataaaaaatggtcAAAAGTTGTTAAAAGTTaccaaaaaactgaaaaactgcCTGTAACTATGTTGTTAGCGGGTAACTTGGTGTGGCCGTCAaaacaacttcttctttttttttcttttttttttttaagaagaaagtgTTTGTGGTCCTTTAATTGAAGCGTTCCCACTCAAGTCGGTCGTCAAAGCAATaattatcttattattattattattatgtatttttGCAATCAGCCAATCAGGCCAAAAAAGACATGTCATTGATTGTCCACACAATTCATTCAAATCCCATTAAATGATGTCTTTgcgtgtgtttatatatatattcttttaaatCAAACTGCATCCAAATAACaagaaaatcatatatatatatatatatatatatacttttttttttctgaaaactaaaaacattgtaataaaataatttttaaatatgtgaatagtgtcaTGAgacctaattttaaaaaaaaatttactgaaatttgtatttataaGTCCTGTGAACCATGCATAGGACCTATCCAAAAAACGTCAGACGCAAATTGCAATCCAAATGTAGGCATAATCAAAATGAATCATGCCtacaaattataatatatatatatatatatatatatatatatatatatatatatatctcgaatatccattatttttttagcaTGTGTGTTTATGACACTACTAGCTGTGTTTAAAAATGTGTTTGTTGGCCTTTGGGATCTACTAGCTGTTAAGACTTAAAAAAGAGTTAGAATCTCATCCATAGAATGTAATATCAAGCCTATGAAACAATCTGGTATTATAACGGTTATGTAGGAGAACTAGCTGTACATTTTATACTATAATAATTACGAAAGGTCAGCATGCCTACTTTTTAATTTAGATACGAAAATTCAGGAAATCATCAAGATACATTTGCGAAGttcaaagcaaagcaaagcaaagcacgTATAATATAGTCATTGACCAGTCACCATCACCTTCTTCTCCAGCTATCAAAGATTCCAACTTGtttaacaaaaatcaaagattcCAACTTTCTATATAGTATTGGCAGCTCTGTTTGACCATTAAATTGTGCTTATAGTTGCTACAGTGCcaaaaaatatagtatatacaTTTCTTCATTCCACACGTTTGATTTTGCTTCTCTCTCACACAATATTGAAATTAGCATAAAAATATCAGAGTTATAGTATCGGTCTATCGGATacagattgagagagagagagagaaagagagactcCAAGAAGGAAGGAAAGAGATTGAATGTTTGGCTGAAACAACCAAATACTCAATCTTTTGCTTCCTCTTTCTATTTCTGACTCTTCTCAGCTGTGAGAAGATGGTTTCTGGTATTCAAAACGGCGGCGTTTCTGTTGATTCAGGACATGCCAGGCTTCATGAGCTTGGCTACAAACAAGAGCTCAAGCGTGATCTATCGTAAATTTTCTCAACTACCCTTTTCTTGTTTCTcattcttttgctttgttttgctCTTTGATCCTCAATTCATAGCAAAACTTGAAGTGGGTCATTGAGGTTTATGGTTTTGGTTATTGGGAATTGCAGGGTGGTTTCGAACTTTGcgttttcattttctataatcTCTGTGCTTACTGGTGTAACCACACTTTACAACACTGGGCTAACCTATGGTGGGCCAGTTTCTTTAGCTTATGGATGGTTAATAGCTGGTGCGTTCACCATGTTTGTTGGGTTGTCTATGAGTGAGATTTGTTCCTCTTACCCAACCTCTGGTGGTCTCTACTATTGGAGTGCAAAGCTTGCTGGCCCAGGATGGGCACCCTTTGCCTCATGGATAACTGGATGGTAATCATTTTCTTGGAAAGTTACTTTGTTGGTTTGACTTGCAGTAATCataagaagaatgaaaaaagataaattGGTTTGACACCTTAATTGCTTTTATCACCACTGTTAAGTTGACATAATAAGTGCTTTGATTTCGGACTAAGCTTTAgtataattgttgttgttgttgctgctgtgTATTTCTATGTTTGTTGAGGAATTCAAGTTGTGCTTGGAATTCATGAGATCTGCAATACTTAGAATAAGGTAGTGGTTGACTTTTTTTATTGGGGTTTTAGAGTAAGTGGATAGAAAAGGATCTAGGATTAGATTAATGGAACAACATACAATTGGGGTACATATTTGAAATGTGAGAAGCCAACAATGGCCTAATGTCCTCATGGGGAAATGGTAAACCTCAAAAGGCTCTGTTATTCGAGTGTAGACTTCCTTTCTTTGTTAACAGGTCTGCACATTTGTTACACTCCCGGTAAGCATGATGCAAGCCTCCAGGCAGAAGGTCATCATCAACCACCTGCAATCATCAGCAAGCATTCTCAGGATTTGATTTGCATTAGCTGTCTTAATCTGATTCTGATTATGGCCTCAAGGGGCATTTAGTTCAATTATCAGGGAAACAATTCCTAGGGGTGTCGATGCTAAAGCTTCAATCATAGTAGACCATGGCATTAATTCCCATATAAGCTTAAAGTCTTTATCCTTCATAACTTCCCAATTTCTTAAAATATGATCGGTTTTTCTTATTTGGTTGCCACTCTAGTTTTGTTCCTTTGGGGCCGTGAAAAAGGTGCCAACTTCCCATGCAGGGAATTTAATTTCTAGTGAAAAAAGCTAAATTGATCTAAGGTGATTGAGCTTTAAATTGTGCTCAACACGACTTGTTTGCtatctcctttttcttttcttttttcacaacctgTAATTATAGTGCTTGTTACAATATGCATTGTCTGTCATAAGTTGATATTTATTTGAACAATGAATGAAAAGTCATTAGTCAGTGTTGTACATCTTTAAAAACAAGAGATGGTCAGTGTTGTTTTCCTGTTGCCACTAAGcctaaaattttagttattttgttgaACCAGCTGGTCAAGCCAATCATAAGATACATGAAATTTGGAATTGCTGCAATCACATCTTCTGATACATAGTAAatgatttttatgtttatgcagGTTCAACATTGTTGGTCAGGTATTACTGAGCATAGTCTGTCCTGGTGtttcaagttcttcaaaatCCACTAGGAGGTCAAGCTTGTCTTGGATGTGATATAATCTGTTATGAACTCTAACTGATTTGGATACCTTTTCATTTGCAGTGGGCTGTCACAACAAGTATAGATTATTCACTTGCACAGCTGATTTCAGTGATAATTCTACTTAGCACAGGTGGAAAAAATGGAGGGGGATATGAGGCATCCAAATATGTTGTTATCTGTTTCCATGGGGGAATTTTACTCCTACATGCTATCATCAACAGTCTTCCTATCACGTGGTTATCTTTATTTGGACAATTAGCTGCTTTATGGAACCTAGTAGGTATGAAGAGTTTCCTTGCCATTTCTCCTTTTCAAGTTTTCCCATGGTATTGCTCATGGAAATCTCTTTCTTGGATCTCTAATGCTTCTTGGCATCCTCAGGTGTCTTTGTTCTTATGATTCTCATTCCCTCTGTCGCGACGGAGAGGGCTAGTGCCAAGTTTGTTTTCACTTACTTCAACACCGATAATGGTGAAGGAATCAACAGTAAAGTATACATATTTGTTCTGGGACTTCTAATGAGTCAATATACCCTAACTGGGTATGATGCCTCTGCTCATATGGTAAATTGCACTGTTCTCTTCATCCCTTCAAAAAAATTACTGCCTTCAGAAGCAGAAAGAAAAGTGTCGATCTTGACATGTCTGAGAAGTTCCAAAACTTTTATTAGGTGACCCCATGACACTACACAATAAAATGAACAGTTTGTTAATAACAAAATCTCTGGAATCagatgtttttagtttttcaagtaTGGCTAGTCATTATTGTAATGCGAATCCAAGCTCATAAAATCAGGTGCTTATTTTCAGTTCTACTTGCTTACAAAATATTTCAGTTAATTTATTTCAGATTAACAGAATCTTAAACAAGGTATCTGGAATTTATGCCATTCTTAGTCCCAATTCCTTGAGTTTTGGCACTTTTCTTTCTGCTGATGACTTAGCATTTATTCATATAACTGTAACTAAATCCTACTGTTTCCTGTGAATTTCTAATTCTAGACAGAGGAAACCAAGAGTGCTGATAAGAATGGACCAAGAGGAATAATCAGTTCCATTGGGATATCTGTTATTGTTGGATGGGGATACATACTTGGGATCACCTTTGCAGTAACTAACATATCAGACCTTTTAAATGAAAACAATGATGCTGGTGGTTATGCCATTGCTGAAATATTTTACCAAGTATTTAAGAGTAGATACGGCACTGGCGTTGGAGGAATTATTTGCTTGGGAGTGGTTGCTGTTGCCATATTTTTCTGTGGTATGAGTTCTGTTACTAGCAACTCAAGGTAAGCATACATTTCTTTGACTTAATAACATGAGATAGGACTCACTTTTTGATCCCTTAACTATTTACTTCATAATATTCATTTTCAGGATGGCTTATGCCTTCTCTAGAGATGGAGCCATGCCATTTTCATCAGTTTGGCATAAAGTGAACAATCAGGAGGTCCCCATAAATGCTGTGTGGCTCTCTGCCCTTATATCATTTTGCATGGCGCTGACGGTATGCacatctccccccccccccccctccttttgTGTTTTAGATGATTTACTCTTGTAATTATCATAGGTATTATAACATTATATGTAGAGTTCTTTGTTGCTTATAGTTATGCACTGGAGTTGCCACTACAGTGCAGGGAAATTTGTCTCTCTTTAAGTGGATAAAATGAGAATTGCTAGCTATGTAGCTGGAAAAATCTACAAGGGAATTATATTTGTATCATATTTAAATCTATCTAAATCAGAGATAATACTTTTCAAATACTTCCTAGTATCAATCCAATACTTCATTGGcattaaaattttgacactGTATCTGATACATTTAAGATACTGATTTATTAGTATTGGATATAACTCTAGCACTAGGAGAAGACCTCTTTAAGTAAAGAACTAggaaaaattgcaaaaaactaTTGAAGGGTTTATGACATACAGTATGTCTACCGCATAAACTAGTGATGCCTGCATGAGTAAGTCAAGTATTCTACTACACATTTCAAATGGGTGAGGGAGGATATGAATCTTGGATGCCTCCGTTTGAAACACAGGAGGTGCCAATTGACCCAAAGATGGCACATACACATTGTATCGTACATGTGTCCCTTTCCAAATGTATTCTTCATAGTAATTAAGCATGAAATATTTATTTCCTGGACTTTTCCCAGCATGCATGAgttgaagacaaaaaaaaaggtaagggGGGccagggggtgtttggtacaaATACCCTTATTAGGAGGGGATCTGTCTAAATAATGTCAAACAAAAGGAATATGGGCTATGTGATTTTCATGAGTTGGATTTGTAACAAAAAGTGGAAAAAGGCTAGATCTATAATTATGATATATAATTGGTGATgaacttttttctctttcttttatgtttgtttgtttagtttaCTAAATGACAGTTCTAAGGGTAGATATCGTTACAGGTTTATAAAACACAACATTGGAAATATGGCTTGAACTTGTTTAAGTCCCAAGttatgtcattttttatgttGGCCAGTACACACTATTGTACTTAGCCTTTAACACCCTTGTTCTAAATCTTTTGCAGTCTCTTGGAAGCTCAGTGGCATTTCAGGCTATGGTATCTATAGCAACTATTGGACTGTACATTGCTTATGCCCTACCCATCTTCTTTAGAGTGACTTTGGCACGCAAGTCCTTTATCCCCGGACCTTTCAACTTGGGCCGCTACGGGATCCTTGTCGGTTGGGTTGCCGTTCTCTGGGTGGTAACCATCTCAGTCCTCTTCTCATTGCCTGTATCCTATCCCATTACTAATGAGACACTCAACTACACTCCTGTAGCGGTTGGTTGTTTGTTTATTCTTGTCATTTCTTCTTGGATTTTCAGTGCTCGTCACTGGTTTAGAGGTCCTATAACCAATATAGATGCCTGAAGTCATGTACGTACAAAGAATTGGATATCTTACAAACAGGAATATAATGCGATAATCTTTTTAATCCAACTCTTGGAATTTTTCCTCTCAATCAAATGTTGATGAGTGATGACTATATATATTCTGTAGTTTTCAGCTGTTCGATTATGTTCTCAATCATACTGATATGGACCTAACACTTTAAAAGGACACTGCAGAGTTGGTTATAGCTTAATATGCATGTAATCTTAAAGCCTATGGAAATCCAAATCAGCTGCATGTCCTTTTTGGCTCCATGTCTCTGCCACTGAATAGATCGTGTtcatatgtacttttttttttttttttgccttagagGAAGCCTAAACTGCCAAGAGTGAGTTAACCCTcttcccctcccccccccccctcctcccaAATATTGATCATATGGTAGGTTCTGATATAAATCATCCTGCACATAAAATCTGGTATGCTTCCACTGAAAAGCCACTTCCGAAAAATTAACGAAATAATAATCTCATAAAATTATATCACTAAAAAAGAAGTCCCACTTAGTAATAGGTTGAACTTGACTGCTTCCTGATGCAGCCAAATCCAATTATAAAGAAGACTGTAATGATAAAGAGGCTTTTGAAGATTTCATAACATATGAAGTTTCTGAAATATAGCAGAGAACaatcaaggaaaaaaagttCTCCAAGCTCTTTAAAGTTCCCTTCACTGCATATCAAGTTAAGCTTACTCCAGTTACAGTTTGACTGCACCATCTGTAGAATATCAACTATAAGGTTTCCCCATCCAGTTTGCATGAGAAAAGGGCCTTTATCTACTCCTGATTATGAGGCCTGGACCAAAAATTAAGCTTCATCTGGTGGATACGCacccctaaaataaaaaacattcaGAAATACTCAGAATATGAGTCATTTTTAAAACGCTGAACGAAATTATCAGCATATAATGTATGAGAACGtatatttgaattaaaattttcaattaggTCTTGCGTCACTGTAGATTTGAATAGGGGACAGACCTTTTGATGAAAACTTCATGAATTGCAACACTCATCAAGCTGTTCTAGGCCTGTAGTGTTTCCACACATAGTGTTCCTTAGCCACTCACAGTATCGATCAACCTCACCCAGATCAGGTTCACTTCCAAAAGCATTAAACTCTTCTGGATCTTCTTCAAGCACTTTCAACAGATCAGAATACTCAGTTTGGGAATGATTCTGAACTGATGAAGAGGCTTGAGGAACATGACCAACTGTAATTTCCAGCTGTTGGCTCCCATTGTTGAAATCTGTTGGAAAATTGCATTGAATGTTATCACCTGAAGTTATCTGCCAGGAATGATTCTGAACTGATGAAGAGGCTTGAGGAACATGACCAACTGTAGCTTCCAGCTCATTGGTGAAATCTGTTGGAAAAATTCCTTGAATGTGTGCATCACCTGAAGTTATCTGCCAGGAATGATTTTGAACTGATGAAGAGGCTTGAGGAACATGACCAACTGTAACTTCCAGCTGTTGACTCTCATTGGTGAAATCTTCTGGAAAATTGCCTTGAATGTTTGCATCACCTGAAGTTATCTGCCCTGGCACACATTCCAGCTCTTTGGCTGTCACAGTATAATCCATTGAAAACTGGTTCTGATTTGGTGAACTTAAAAGAGCATCCAATTCTTGAGTAAAATCTAACGTTTGATTTAATTCAGGAGTCACATTTGAGAACTGAAACATATCTTCTGAAATGTAGGTAGAAGGTGCATCTAGATTCATGTAACTCAAATTTTGTGAGTCCAAATTAGGTACTTGAACACTGCCATCTTCAAACTCAAGAGGCTGTTTCCCCTTTTCATTTCCGTTCATGCTAACATCATAAGGAAAATTATTTGCTTCCCTTACCTGGTTCAGCATTTGAAACTCTGCATTACTTTGTATCTGAACTCCATTGGTGGCACTGGACAGATATGAATTTGGATTAGTTTGTGTCTGAAATCCATTGGTGGCAGTGGACAGATATGAATTCAGATAAATTTGTGCCTGAACTCCATTGGTGGAAGTGGACAGATATGAAGTTGGATTAGTTTGTGTCTGAACTCGATTGGTGGCTGTGGCCAGATATGAAGTCGGATTAGTTTGTGTCTGAACTTCGTTGGTGGCAGTGGACagatatgagttcaaattaGTTTGTGTCTGAAATCCATTGGTGGCAGTGGACAGATATGAATTCGGATTATTTTGTGTCTGAACTCCATTGGTATGAGTGAACTGATATGGATTTGAATTGCCAGAAAGGCCCGTGTATCCAAAATACTGGTTGGGATTTCTAAGGTCATGATTGACAAGATTTCCAGCATACGGTCCCTGATTAGGCAAAATGTTTGGGGCAAATTGTGTTGTATTACCTCCACTTCTGAAATAAGAACTTCCATATCCCAACTGGGATGGAAAAGAACTCTGCTTCTCAAGTGATTGTGCCATTCCAGTTCTGTCATAGTATGATTTACTCACAGAAGGTAAATTAATTGTACCAACCTCGTTGATACGTTGTACTTGAGCTTTGTATTTCtgagagaaaggaaaagagaaaaaagggaGGGGAGAGGGGGAAATCAGTGCTTCcaccaaaaaaatcacaaagaaaagaaaatggataAGAACTCTTAATCTTTTAAACCAATATCAAAttcaaaagtaaagaaaatatagaCAAAGTGAGTAGTGCCATTGTGATCAGTTTCCGTCGAAAAATCTATTAAAGCGTTAATTTCACAACTTATATGGCATGCTCCTTTCTTCCAGTGATATTGGGAAGAAAAGCATCGTGATAAGAATAGTTGCAAGCCACTTTGGAATCCAAATAAGAAGGAAAAcaggaaaaaggaaagaaaacaagTAATGCTTGAGTACATAATGTTACAGCAAAAAAGGATTTAACAATTTCATGCTAGTACAAAGCCTCTTTTACTAAAAtctgtattaaaaaaaaaataataaataaagattcAAAGATTTTATGCAGATAGGAGATCTAAATCTTTCATGTTCCTTCTATCTGCTGCTTGTATATGATTCAAAGTTATAGTAACTAAAGTTATTTTAACACAGTTGAATAGACTTCTTGTGATTGATCTCAGCCATTATAAAAATGACTGCATGTACAAGttacattcttttattttatatactaggcctttttttttgttgcatggGGAAAGTTTTATATACCAGCCCTTTTCTtgtctatctttttttttttttttttttttttttttttttttttttttttttgagagagagtttcaacctattgCGTCTACTTctgatgatagctttttatcatcagactaagacacaaaaactccagatctcttaatcaaccattaaaaactttactagttgagttaattgAAACGCActattttcttgtctgtttaAATATAAGACATGAACAATTATATTATTGCTGGCTTTTTATAGTCTATTCCCTTTATGTCCCCTGTCAATACTATCACGTTATAGCCTTAAATATGTACTCTCCATTTTCAAGATTAAATAATCAGGAAAAACTGGAAAAGTTAATAACAAGCTTTAATTTTGATCTTTAGTAAACTTCATTCGATAAATTTGAAGAGTTAAATTAATGTTTCAATTGCCAGTATTACTAGAAAAGTGGGATTTATTGCTTTTCAGGAGGAGATCCTGGCTGCTGTTTCGGTATACCATACAGAATGATGGTATCttcaaaaagaaggaaagaaagaaatgaaaagaggTTCTGGAAAGGAGGTACATTGTGATAAGCAAGTTTACTTTTTACATGAAATAatgactaaaaataaaaataacaacaacaacaacactgctattgatgatgatgatgataatagtaataatagtgCACAATATCTTGTTTAGTGAAAAGAAGAAATGCATTATTTGCCAAAATAATTTATGCTGTGTAGCATTTTCACTTGAGGATTTAAGGGAAGAGGGTTTGGATGGGAGGCCCAAATCCAGACCCAATATTCACCAAGACTTTAAACAATGCAAAGGGGTTTCTAATCCTGGACTAATctgtgatttgaaattcaattcaCATATAGATTAATAAATTCAAGTCCCAAATTAAATGCTGGTATAAAGTATTGGACTAATTTACCTTTACTATAATTCAACAATCACCTCACTTAATATACTGTAAtgcataaaatttaatttagagaAACTtatacaaaacattttttttttcctctaattttcaaaagttgaTAGAGAACCTGCAGATGACTTGCAACTTGGCGAATGGTCAAATTAGGCACCTTCATCAACTTTAGTATTGTTTTCGGACGAGCCTCTGTATCCAAAAAGAGAACAAGAAATTCACCAACTTTTCTTGGAGTTAAGCACAATGCAAGCAAAATAGCAAGTAGGATGAGGTAAAAACAGAATCAATTTGGAAATGACAAATCAATATATTAGACTGTTTTATAAAGTTTGATTTTACGTTTATCGCCTAGCAGGCTAAGGGCTGCTGTGAACTTGAGATGTAGCTCTGTGGTCCAAAGAAAACGTG
This region includes:
- the LOC142607512 gene encoding amino-acid permease BAT1 homolog isoform X2, with the protein product MVSGIQNGGVSVDSGHARLHELGYKQELKRDLSVVSNFAFSFSIISVLTGVTTLYNTGLTYGGPVSLAYGWLIAGAFTMFVGLSMSEICSSYPTSGGLYYWSAKLAGPGWAPFASWITGWFNIVGQWAVTTSIDYSLAQLISVIILLSTGGKNGGGYEASKYVVICFHGGILLLHAIINSLPITWLSLFGQLAALWNLVGVFVLMILIPSVATERASAKFVFTYFNTDNGEGINSKVYIFVLGLLMSQYTLTGYDASAHMTEETKSADKNGPRGIISSIGISVIVGWGYILGITFAVTNISDLLNENNDAGGYAIAEIFYQVFKSRYGTGVGGIICLGVVAVAIFFCGMSSVTSNSRMAYAFSRDGAMPFSSVWHKVNNQEVPINAVWLSALISFCMALTSLGSSVAFQAMVSIATIGLYIAYALPIFFRVTLARKSFIPGPFNLGRYGILVGWVAVLWVVTISVLFSLPVSYPITNETLNYTPVAVGCLFILVISSWIFSARHWFRGPITNIDA
- the LOC142607512 gene encoding amino-acid permease BAT1 homolog isoform X3, producing the protein MNSSRIGIAEEGGPYSYQPLADEDTISSDDVRLKQLGYKQELTRGLSAIANFSVTFSIISVITGLTTMYSTGLTYGGPLTMVYGWPIVGMLTLIVGLSMAEICSAFPTSGGLYFWSAKLCGSDWGPFASWITGWVVSNFAFSFSIISVLTGVTTLYNTGLTYGGPVSLAYGWLIAGAFTMFVGLSMSEICSSYPTSGGLYYWSAKLAGPGWAPFASWITGWFNIVGQWAVTTSIDYSLAQLISVIILLSTGGKNGGGYEASKYVVICFHGGILLLHAIINSLPITWLSLFGQLAALWNLVGVFVLMILIPSVATERASAKFVFTYFNTDNGEGINSKVYIFVLGLLMSQYTLTGYDASAHMTEETKSADKNGPRGIISSIGISVIVGWGYILGITFAVTNISDLLNENNDAGGYAIAEIFYQVFKSRYGTGVGGIICLGVVAVAIFFCGMSSVTSNSRMAYAFSRDGAMPFSSVWHKVNNQEVPINAVWLSALISFCMALTSLGSSVAFQAMVSIATIGLYIAYALPIFFRVTLARKSFIPGPFNLGRYGILVGWVAVLWVVTISVLFSLPVSYPITNETLNYTPVAVGCLFILVISSWIFSARHWFRGPITNIDA
- the LOC142607512 gene encoding amino-acid permease BAT1 homolog isoform X1, with the protein product MNSSRIGIAEEGGPYSYQPLADEDTISSDDVRLKQLGYKQELTRGLSAIANFSVTFSIISVITGLTTMYSTGLTYGGPLTMVYGWPIVGMLTLIVGLSMAEICSAFPTSGGLYFWSAKLCGSDWGPFASWITGWFNIVGQWAVTTSIDYSLAQLISVIILLSTGGKNGGGYEASKYVVICFHGGILLLHAIINSLPITWLSLFGQLAALWNLVGVFVLMILIPSVATERASAKFVFTYFNTDNGEGINSKVYIFVLGLLMSQYTLTGYDASAHMTEETKSADKNGPRGIISSIGISVIVGWGYILGITFAVTNISDLLNENNDAGGYAIAEIFYQVFKSRYGTGVGGIICLGVVAVAIFFCGMSSVTSNSRMAYAFSRDGAMPFSSVWHKVNNQEVPINAVWLSALISFCMALTSLGSSVAFQAMVSIATIGLYIAYALPIFFRVTLARKSFIPGPFNLGRYGILVGWVAVLWVVTISVLFSLPVSYPITNETLNYTPVAVGCLFILVISSWIFSARHWFRGPITNIDA